The sequence below is a genomic window from Acidobacteriota bacterium.
CCACGTCGTGCGCGATACCGTCGCGCTCCGCGCCTTCGAGCAGCGCGCAGCGAACGTCGCGATCCTCGACGCGCTGGCGGCCGGGCTGCCGCCCGTCTTCGCCGACCCGCACCAGATCCAGCAGATCGTGCTCAACCTGGTGATCAACGCCGAGCAGGCCATGATCGACGCGCACGGCCGCGGCACGCTCGTCCTACGCTCCTGGCACGAGCCGGATCGCGACGCGGTCGTGCTCGAGGTGAGCGACGACGGCCCCGGCGTGCCGGAGGAGACGCAGTCGAAGGTCTTCGATCCGTTCTTCACGACGAAGCCCGTCGGCAAAGGCACGGGGTTGGGGTTGACCGTGGCGTACGCGATCGCGCAGGAACACGGCGGCCGCATCAGCGTCGCCTCGGTGCCGGGACGCGGTGCGTCGTTCTTCCTGGAGCTGCCGGTGAGCGGCGCCAGCGTCAAGACCGCCGAGGCGCCGGTCAGCACTCCGCTGCCGGCCGTGCCGAAAGGCACGCGCGCGCTCGTCGTCGAGGACGAGGCGGCACTCGGCGAGGCAGTCGCGGCCGCCCTCGCCGACGAAGGGTTCAGACCGGATCGCGCGGCGGACGGCGAGGAAGCCCTGGTCCGGCTGCGCGAACGGCACTACGACGTCATCATCTGCGACTTGAAGATGCCGAAACTCGACGGCATGGCGTTCTTCCGCGAGGTGTCGGCCAAGATGCCGCACGTCGCCCGCCGGCTGATCTTCGTCACGGGCGACGTGGCCGGCACCGAAGCCGGCCGGTTTCTCGAAGAGACGGGCTGCCGATGGATCGCGAAGCCGTTCCGGCTTCGCGATCTCGTGCGCGCCGCGCGCGAGGCGCTCGGCTGAGGGCAATCAGGCGACCGCGCGCCGATCGTCTGGCATCTCTGCCAGGCGACGGTTCGTCGGGACCGCGGCGACGCGCTGGCGGAACTTCGGCTTCCGCGTCTTGGCCACCAGCCTGGGCGCGGCCGGCTGCTGCTGGGTGACGAGGATCCGCTGAAGCCGCTGAATCGCACGCGCGTGGAGCTGTGAGACGCGCGATTCGTTCACGCCGATCGCCGCCCCGATCTCCTTCATCGTCGCTTCGGCGAAGTAGTACATGCCGATGATGCGCCGCTCCCGTGGCGGCAACTGGGCCAGCGCGCGCCGGACGCGCGCCTTGGTCTGGTTCTGTTCGAAGAGCCGATCGGGCGACGGCGGCTCGCTCGGCACCAGCACCGCCGGAAGCATGGTGCTGTCCATCGCCTCCACGTTGGCGAGCGGCGACGTCGATTCGATGGTGTTGATGCGCACGATGGTGCGCTCGAGCTGCGCCTCGTCGGATCCGATCCGCCGCGCCAGGTCGGCCATCGTCGGTTCGGCGCCCAGCTCGCGACGAAGCTGTTCGCGCGCCGCTTCGATCTCGCGGCGGACGCGGCGCACCCCGCGGGGCCAGGCGTCGCGGCGGAGCGCATCGATCATCGCGCCGCGGACCCGCCGTTCGGCGAAGGTCTCGAACTTGATGCCGCGCGACTCCTCGAAGCGGTTCGCGGCATCGATGAGGCCCAGCACGCCGTCCTGCACGAGATCGCTCAGATCGATCGAATGCGGCATCGTCGATGCCATCCGTCGAGCGAGCGACTGAACGAACGGCAGGCAGGACTCCACTCGATCCTGCTGCGACTGCTCCAAGGGGACCCGTGACATCAATGCCTCCTGCAGGGCGGCAACGCCCAAGACGGCACACCTCTTCGCAACAGCGATGCCAGCCAGATCTCGGCTTCGATCGCGCGGCCGGCCACCGGATGTCACTGGCAGCAAAGCGTTGAATATGTAGGACTTACAAGCTAGACGTGCAGGAGCGTGTATCGCTGTGAACGGGCGGGATCAGGCAGTTTCTGGCGTCAACGGCTTGACGGGGATCGCAAAACCGTCACCGAACCGTCGGCGGTCCGACCATCCGTCAACGTTCGACAGACAGGCGGCCGCCGACGTGCGTGCGCAACTCCTGGACGGACGAAATCGCTTCGAGGGCGCCCAGCACGACCTGGCTGGCGCGCGCCCGGAGCGCCTCTTCGTGTAGACGAGCTTCGAGCAGCTCCGCATTCGCGAGGATGATGCCGAGCTGGTTGTTCAGCCTGTGGAACACGCCGGAGAGATCCTGGGAGGAGCGATCGGTCCGCGCGGGTTCCGGCGTCAGGCGATCACGCTCCACGGCTGACGCGGTCACTCCACTCACCTTCCGTCCGATCGGCCGCGGGTTCGGGTTCGCGCCACAGCGTGTCGGCGAAGATGCGGACGGACCCGCCGGCGGTTCTGACGTACTGAATCTTGCCGCCGGCGATCCAGTTGTAGATGGTGCGGCGACTCACGCCGACCAGTTCGCAGGCGCGAGGAATCGATACGGTCTTTCTCTCGAGCAGCATGTTCAGCCATCCCTGCGGGCGCTCGCCTTGCGGCAGGTCCCGCCACAAACGTCACGTCTGCATTGCAGTATCGGCGTGGCATGTGCGGACTTTAAGCCTTTCACCGCGCTCGGACCGGCGGCGGCGATCCATGTCAAAATACCGTCGCGTCATGTCGGAAGTGCCCGCGCATCATCTGTTGCTCGTCGATGACGAAGCGGCGTTTCGCGACGTCATCGCGGAGCGGCTCGGCGAGCATGGCTTCATCGTCGAGCAGGCGAATACGGGCGAGGAAGCGCTCGCGAAGCTCGCCGAGTTCGCATTTGGCATCCTCGTCACCGATCTGCGCCTGCCGGGAGTGAATGGCCGGCAGGTGCTGGAGGATGCGCTCGAGCGCTATCCCGACATCATCGCGATCGTCGTCACCGGCTTCGGCACCGTGCGTGAAGCTGTCGAGATCACGCGGCGCGGCGCCGAGGGCTTCATCACCAAGCCGTTTCAATTCGAGGAGCTGCTGCACGAGGTGAACACGGCGATCGAGAAACGGCGGCTGAAGGCCGAAAACGCCTACCTTCGCGCCCAGCTCCACGATCGGTTCAACATCGATGGCATCGTCGGCCGCACGCCCGTGATGCTGCAGCTCTTCGAGCTGCTCAAGACGGTCGCGACCACGGCGAGCACGGTGCTGATCACAGGCGAGACCGGCACGGGCAAGGAGCTCGCGGCGCGGGCGATTCATGACGCGAGCCCGCGGCGCCAGCAGCGCTTCATGGCGATCAACTGCAGCGCCATTCCGGAGACGCTGCTCGAGGCCGAGCTGTTCGGCCACGTGCGGGGCGCGTTCACCGGTGCGATCGCGAATCGTCAGGGCCGGATCGAGCAGGCGCACCGAGGGACGCTGTTCCTCGACGAGGTCGGCACGATGAGCGCTGCCCTTCAGGCGAAGCTGCTCCGCGTCCTCCAGTCACGCGAGTTCGAACGCGTCGGCGACTCGCAAACCGTGAAGGTGGACGTGCGCGTGATCGCCGCCACGAATTCCGACCTGAAGCGGATGGTCGAGGCTGGCGCGTTCCGAGAGGACCTGTACTACCGGTTGAACGTGATCCCCGTCCGGCTGCCTGCACTTCGCGAGCGTCGGGCCGACATCCCGTTGCTCGCCCAGCATTTCCTCGATCGCTTCGCGGCTGACACCGTGCCGCCGCGCGGGCGCGTGACGATCGCCCAGGATGCCCAGCAGGCGCTGATGCGCTACGCCTGGCCCGGAAACGTGCGGCAGCTCGAGAACGTGATGGAGCGAGCGTTCGCGCTCTCGCCGGGACGCGCGCAGATCACGCGAGCCGATCTGCCGGACGAACTGACGCAGGCGGCCGGCGCCCTGGCCAGTACCGACTTGGCGATTCCTGACGAAGGAATCGACATGGAACGTCTCGTGTCGGACTTCGAGCACAGCCTGATCCGCAAGGCCCTCGATCGGACGGCGGGCAACAAGCGCCAGGCGGCTGACCTCCTGAATCTGAAGCGCACGACGCTCATCGAAAAGCTCAAGCGCCTGGAGCGCCACTGATCATGGGCCGCCTTTCCTGCTGGATCATCGTGTCGGGAACGGAGAGCACCGCTTTCCGCGGGGCGACGCGCGAGGAGCTGCTGCCCACGCTCCGGCAGCTTCAACGGACTCAACCAGATGCCACGATTAGGTGGTTCGCCCGCGGCAAGCTGTGGGAGTCGCCTGAGGACGCCACTCGCGCAGAGCGACAACGGCCACGGCGGCCGAAGAGCTGGCGTCCCGGCGGCGTTCACGCAGACCCGCGCGAGCGTTTCAAGCTGTCTCGAGATCAGAAGCGAGCAAGGTTCAAACGGCGCCAGCGCCAGACGAGCACTTCAATGGCCGGCGGGTCGAGGCCGAACCGTGGCCACAGAAATGGCCCTAAGACAAAGAAATCTGGCTAACGACCGACACTAGTCCGTCGTCGTGTGCGCCGAAGAAGCTCGCGATGATGTCCCGAAGGGCAGGAATCGAGTCTGCTGAATTGATGGCGACGCGGAGCTGCGCGCCTCCATCGATGCCTTTCGTATACCAGCTCGCGAGCGCCCGCACTTTGTTCACCACCCAACGCGCTCGTCCGGTCGCGGGCGGCGCCAGGGCGCCGGCCCCGGGCGCCAGATGCCTGAAGCCCTCCGCCTCGGCGACGCGCTCCGAGACGAGCAGCTCGATGTAGTCGAGGAGAAACTGT
It includes:
- a CDS encoding response regulator, whose protein sequence is MPLSQAGRGRLADAAFARLFEGLREGIYIGLVQLDGSATLAANPHLRLIFGWMDDVPDADIRPLDPDRFVDDQARGEFLHHLARDGAAQDYLLRLRRADGSAMWVEVTARAEPVAASSTLRVEAIMRDVTDRKKLQDQGRELYLQLSQAEKLAALGQTISGVAHELNNPLATILVCAERLAGRRLDDATRRDLDAIHSSAERAARIVRNLQTFARKRHTTRATVDLNHVVRDTVALRAFEQRAANVAILDALAAGLPPVFADPHQIQQIVLNLVINAEQAMIDAHGRGTLVLRSWHEPDRDAVVLEVSDDGPGVPEETQSKVFDPFFTTKPVGKGTGLGLTVAYAIAQEHGGRISVASVPGRGASFFLELPVSGASVKTAEAPVSTPLPAVPKGTRALVVEDEAALGEAVAAALADEGFRPDRAADGEEALVRLRERHYDVIICDLKMPKLDGMAFFREVSAKMPHVARRLIFVTGDVAGTEAGRFLEETGCRWIAKPFRLRDLVRAAREALG
- a CDS encoding FliA/WhiG family RNA polymerase sigma factor, yielding MSRVPLEQSQQDRVESCLPFVQSLARRMASTMPHSIDLSDLVQDGVLGLIDAANRFEESRGIKFETFAERRVRGAMIDALRRDAWPRGVRRVRREIEAAREQLRRELGAEPTMADLARRIGSDEAQLERTIVRINTIESTSPLANVEAMDSTMLPAVLVPSEPPSPDRLFEQNQTKARVRRALAQLPPRERRIIGMYYFAEATMKEIGAAIGVNESRVSQLHARAIQRLQRILVTQQQPAAPRLVAKTRKPKFRQRVAAVPTNRRLAEMPDDRRAVA
- a CDS encoding sigma-54-dependent Fis family transcriptional regulator, translating into MSEVPAHHLLLVDDEAAFRDVIAERLGEHGFIVEQANTGEEALAKLAEFAFGILVTDLRLPGVNGRQVLEDALERYPDIIAIVVTGFGTVREAVEITRRGAEGFITKPFQFEELLHEVNTAIEKRRLKAENAYLRAQLHDRFNIDGIVGRTPVMLQLFELLKTVATTASTVLITGETGTGKELAARAIHDASPRRQQRFMAINCSAIPETLLEAELFGHVRGAFTGAIANRQGRIEQAHRGTLFLDEVGTMSAALQAKLLRVLQSREFERVGDSQTVKVDVRVIAATNSDLKRMVEAGAFREDLYYRLNVIPVRLPALRERRADIPLLAQHFLDRFAADTVPPRGRVTIAQDAQQALMRYAWPGNVRQLENVMERAFALSPGRAQITRADLPDELTQAAGALASTDLAIPDEGIDMERLVSDFEHSLIRKALDRTAGNKRQAADLLNLKRTTLIEKLKRLERH